The region CGAGCTGAATGAGGCCTTTGCCTCCCAGGCCCTGTACTGCATGCGCAAGGTGGGCATCGATCAGTCCATCGCCAATGTGAACGGCGGGGCCATCGCCCTGGGCCATCCCCTGGGATGCACCGGGGCCAAGCTGACCACCACTTTGCTCCACGAGATGCATCGGCAGGATGTCCGCTACGGCATCGTGTCCATGTGCATCGGCGGGGGCATGGGCGCAGCCGGGATCTTTGAGAAAGTGTAATCATTTTTCTGTGGAAAGAGATTATGATAAAAATGCCCCCACGCAGTGCGTGGGGGTATTTTTATTGTCATCACCAAGCCCTTGGGCTAGGATTTGATCATGCAGATCACTGCTTTCTGTGTGACGAAAGCTTATCATGCACGTGAGTGCCGGGTCTCCCCCTTTTGGCGTGACCAAGAAAATGTGCGGGCCTGCTGCTCACGGCACACAGAAGAGATGGCAAACTTTTATGTAGGCTATTCCACTTTCTGTGTCGAAGAGCCTGTTTTGTTTACACGCAAATAGTCAGGAGATTGGGGTGGGAGCGGAAACTGATCAAAAGAGGGGAGCGGAATCGTTTTCCGGACCGGACGGGAACCAGTCCTTCAGTGTGGCTGACTTTATATCCCTGGTCAAAGATACGGTCCAAGCCAGGCCTGAATGCCGGTCCTGTCCCCTGTTCGGGGCTCCGACCGTGGTCCTGGACACCAACCGGGACGCTCTGGGACCGGTGGATGTGGCCTTTTTGGGGTTAAATCCCGGACGGGAGGAGGTCAAACAGGACCGGCCCTTTGTCGGTCCGGCCGGGCGGGAGCTGCGCGAGCGGATGCAGGATCTTCCTGCGGGGAGTACCTGGCTGATATCCAACTTCATCCTCTGTCATACCCAGAACGAAGCAGCCATTCCGGAACCGGATCAGGTCCTGGAGCACTGTCTGCCCATGCTCAGAGGGATCATTGCCCGCTTCCCGGCCCGGCTGTACGTGCCTCTGGGGGCCAAGGCCATGCAGGTCTGCAATATTTCCGGCCGGATCACGGCCAATTCCGGCCAGGTGTTCAAAAAGAACACGATTCCTCTTATCCATCCTTCGGCCATCCTGCGGGCGTCGCGCGGTCCCAGGTCCAACCGGGAGATCTTTGATCAGGGATTCGCCCGGATTGTGGAGTTTCTGCAGGCAGTGACAAAGTGACTGGTGAGCAGTTTTTTATAGCCCCTACAGGAACAATCATGCCGCTTGACCATTTGCATGCAGTCGCCGAACAGATCAAGGGCTTTCTGGCCCGGGAGGAGGCCGAGGCCCTGTTTGCTCTTGGCCGGGAGTGCGCACCGCACGGCCCCTGTCTGGAAATCGGCAGCTACTGCGGGCTGTCCACCCTGTATCTGGGGACCGGGGCCCGAGAATCCGGTGGCGTCCTCTTTTCCATCGACCACCATAAGGGATCGGAAGAGCATCAGCCCGGTGAAGAATACCACGACCGGGATCTGTACGATCCCCAATTGGGGACCATAAACTCCTTCCCCGCATTCCAGCGGACCCTGCGCCTGGGAGGGCTGGAAGAGACAGTAGTGCCGGTAGTCGCCCCTTCCGCATTGACGGCAAAGGCCTGGGCTACCCCGGTGTCCCTGGTGTTCATCGACGGGGGGCACAGCCTGGAAAGCGCGCTGACCGATTACCGGTCCTGGGCATCATGGATCCGGCCCGGGGGTATATTGGCCGTCCACGACATCTTTCCCGATCCGGAGCAGGGCGGGCAGGCCCCGTACGAGATCTACAAGCTGGCCCTGGCTTCCGGCCTGTTTGAAGAGCTGCCCATGGTCACTACCCTGGGCTGTCTGCGGCGAAGACTTCCCTAGCCTCAGGGATCAAGGCCCTGCAGGGAGCGGCTGATGTGAAGAGGTGTGCCGCCGGAGTGAGTCCGGCCAGGGCGTCGGCCGCCAGGAGAACGGCCCCGGCCGTCCACGTGGGCCGTTCTCGGGGCCAGAAAATGTCCAGCTCGCTCTGGTATCCGGTCCAGAATGACCCGTCCCTGTGCCTGGCCCGGTGCAGGTCGGCAAACAGAGAAGCCGCTTTCCCTCTGTGCCCTGCGGCTGTCAGGGCCATGATCAGCTCGCAGGTCTCGGCCACGGTGAACCAGGGCTCATCGCTCACGCACCGGCAGCCCAGGCCGGGGAGGACAAACTCTTCCCAGCGCTCCAGCAA is a window of Desulfovermiculus halophilus DSM 18834 DNA encoding:
- a CDS encoding uracil-DNA glycosylase family protein, whose translation is MGAETDQKRGAESFSGPDGNQSFSVADFISLVKDTVQARPECRSCPLFGAPTVVLDTNRDALGPVDVAFLGLNPGREEVKQDRPFVGPAGRELRERMQDLPAGSTWLISNFILCHTQNEAAIPEPDQVLEHCLPMLRGIIARFPARLYVPLGAKAMQVCNISGRITANSGQVFKKNTIPLIHPSAILRASRGPRSNREIFDQGFARIVEFLQAVTK
- a CDS encoding class I SAM-dependent methyltransferase; its protein translation is MPLDHLHAVAEQIKGFLAREEAEALFALGRECAPHGPCLEIGSYCGLSTLYLGTGARESGGVLFSIDHHKGSEEHQPGEEYHDRDLYDPQLGTINSFPAFQRTLRLGGLEETVVPVVAPSALTAKAWATPVSLVFIDGGHSLESALTDYRSWASWIRPGGILAVHDIFPDPEQGGQAPYEIYKLALASGLFEELPMVTTLGCLRRRLP